One Rosa chinensis cultivar Old Blush chromosome 3, RchiOBHm-V2, whole genome shotgun sequence DNA window includes the following coding sequences:
- the LOC112192980 gene encoding cell division cycle 20.2, cofactor of APC complex codes for MDSSRKVNSLYPIQEPLFPRKRSRENLDRFIPDRESMDIGYANAVLTERRTGKENPVESSASSVAYQKLLAETLNMNRRILTFKSKPPAPIEPIPRALLSPPSHKAKSRPRRHISQTAEKILDAPDLSDDFYLNLLDWGSNNILAIALESTVYLWDASNSSTSELVTVSDDDGPVTSISWAADGRHIAIGLNNSCVELWDSISVKLLRKLKVHHERVGSLAWNKEILTTGSRDGNIINNDVRVRSHIVQTFLGHQEEVCGLKWSASGQQLASGGNDNLVFIWDRSVASPNAHWLHRLQDHTSAVKALSWCPFQANLLASGGGEGDDTIKFWNAHTGSCVNSVNTGSQVCALLWNSHERELLSSHGFTENQLILWKYPSMVRLAELSGHTSRVLYMTQGPDGFTVASAGDETLRFWNVFGIPEVAKSAPKQSRMPFSPKYYCIR; via the exons ATGGATTCATCAAGAAAGGTCAATTCCCTTTACCCAATTCAAGAACCGCTCTTTCCAAGAAAGCGTAGTCGAGAAAAC TTGGATAGGTTCATTCCTGATAGGGAGTCTatggacattggttatgcaaATGCCGTGCTCACAGAGAGGAGAACAGGCAAAGAGAACCCAGTTGAGAGCTCTGCATCGAGTGTGGCATACCAGAAGCTATTGGCTGAAACACTCAACATGAACCGGAGAATTCTTACATTCAAGAGCAAACCTCCTGCCCCAATTGAACCAATTCCTAGGGCATTGCTTTCACCTCCAAGTCATAAGGCCAAATCCAGGCCCCGGAGACACATTTCTCAG ACTGCAGAGAAGATATTGGATGCTCCCGATCTCTCTGATGATTTCTACTTGAATTTACTGGACTGGGGCAGCAACAACATCCTTGCAATAGCTCTTGAAAGCACGGTGTACCTATGGGATGCTTCAAACAGCTCCACCTCAGAGCTCGTCACAGTTTCTGATGATGATGGTCCTGTTACAAGCATTAGCTGGGCTGCTGATGGGAGGCACATTGCTATTGGACTAAACAATTCTTGTGTCGAATTGTGGGATTCTATTTCTGTTAAACTG TTAAGAAAATTGAAGGTTCACCATGAACGAGTAGGTTCATTGGCATGGAACAAAGAGATTCTCACAACAGGTTCAAGGGATGGAAATATTATCAACAATGACGTAAGAGTTAGATCCCATATTGTTCAAACCTTCTTGGGCCACCAGGAGGAGGTTTGTGGACTAAAATGGTCTGCCTCTGGCCAACAGCTAGCAAGTGGAGGTAACGATAATCTCGTTTTCATATGGGATAGGTCAGTTGCCTCTCCAAATGCTCACTGGCTTCACAGGCTTCAAGATCACACTTCAGCAGTCAAAGCCCTTTCTTGGTGTCCATTCCAAGCGAATTTACTAGCCTCTGGTGGCGGTGAAGGGGATGATACAATTAAGTTCTGGAATGCACACACAGGCTCCTGCGTAAATTCAGTCAACACAGGCTCTCAAGTGTGTGCTTTACTGTGGAACAGCCATGAACGCGAGTTGCTAAGCTCTCATGGCTTTACAGAGAACCAGCTCATCCTATGGAAGTACCCTTCCATGGTGAGGTTGGCAGAGCTCAGTGGTCACACTTCTAGAGTGCTCTATATGACGCAGGGCCCAGATGGGTTCACTGTTGCATCAGCAGGGGACGAGACTCTGAGGTTCTGGAATGTGTTTGGGATCCCAGAAGTTGCTAAATCTGCTCCTAAACAAAGTCGGATGCCATTTTCTCCCAAGTACTACTGCATTCGTTGA
- the LOC112194892 gene encoding probable carboxylesterase 15: MGSRPHVVDDLGGNLHIFSDGSIWRRPFKDINFGPIRFIDDSSVIFKDITYDQNLNLSLRLYKPRLTNPTSSAAKLPVVLYFHGGGFCVGSRVWPHYRNVCVRLAAELNALVVSPDHRLAPEYKLPAALDDAACVVDWLQREALMSESGDDCDAWIRSGVVDFDRVFIVGDSSGGTIAHHLAVSLGGGSVKVAPLRVRGYVLVAPFFGGVEWTKSEQEPHEPRLTLDVVERLWRLSLPEGATRDHPLANPFGPNSPRLETVDLDPILVIVGGDEMLKDRSVMYWSKLKELGKKIEYAEFDGEQHGFFSINPYSDVANEAFHVVKRFVIENSN, from the exons ATGGGTTCCCGACCTCACGTTGTAGATGACCTCGGTGGCAATCTCCATATCTTCAGCGACGGTTCTATCTGGCGTCGCCCTTTCAAAGACATAAACTTCGGCCCTATTCGATTCATCGATGACAGTTCCGTCATCTTCAAAGACATTACTTACGACCAAAACCTCAACCTCTCCCTCCGTTTATACAAACCAAGACTAACAAACCCTACTTCCTCAGCTGCCAAGCTCCCGGTGGTGCTCTACTTTCACGGCGGCGGTTTTTGCGTCGGCTCACGTGTCTGGCCCCACTACCGCAACGTATGTGTCCGATTGGCAGCCGAGCTCAACGCCCTTGTGGTGTCACCGGACCACCGGCTTGCGCCGGAGTATAAGCTCCCTGCTGCGCTGGACGATGCGGCGTGTGTGGTGGATTGGCTGCAAAGGGAGGCCTTGATGAGTGAGAGTGGCGATGACTGTGATGCATGGATACGTAGTGGTGTCGTTGACTTCGATAGGGTTTTTATCGTGGGTGATTCTTCCGGTGGCACCATAGCTCACCACCTGGCGGTTTCGCTCGGAGGCGGATCAGTCAAGGTGGCGCCGCTTCGGGTACGGGGGTACGTGTTGGTGGCGCCATTTTTTGGTGGAGTGGAGTGGACAAAATCAGAGCAGGAGCCTCATGAGCCACGGCTGACATTGGATGTAGTTGAAAG ACTTTGGAGGCTTTCCCTGCCAGAAGGGGCAACCAGGGATCATCCGCTGGCAAACCCATTTGGACCAAACAGTCCACGCCTTGAGACGGTGGATCTTGATCCCATCTTGGTTATTGTGGGTGGCGATGAAATGTTGAAAGATAGATCGGTGATGTACTGGAGTAAACTAAAAGAGTTGGGAAAGAAAATTGAATATGCGGAATTTGATGGAGAGCAACATGGCTTTTTCTCAATTAATCCATACTCAGATGTTGCAAATGAAGCATTCCACGTTGTTAAGAGATTTGTGATTGAAAACTCCAACTAA
- the LOC112192280 gene encoding myosin-binding protein 7, whose amino-acid sequence MESEALPSPSRNVAKCCNCECSCTLTTGSSGTWIRSVKRKYAELEEEGNRFFIPGLEVYYNAKVQMDHECNALRETLSSQQKTIQDLYTELDEERNAASSAANEAMSMILRLQSEKAEIQMEARQFKLFVEEKMAHDQQELLALEDLLYKREQTIQALTCEVQAYKHRMMSYGLSEAEADGAGSVLSRNQSMGDVESQYDLPTTPVYEYPPLKCKINETQGPLEDDDVADIEKYAFGETPRDHLKNLENRLYQMERCPSSTQLEGDFSGSKHIYEKGVIGHSPRRSRHSRMVSNDSTPYSAIVREAGADFFAESPRYSSSFKRAENVSHPEDYSYTRKLDNASEIGDDMCDRVYTIDSVHNGAPYSGFTEAKAGAGIYGDYVTTPRGSLHHAEDPDIMKLYMRLQALEADRESMRQTMLSMRTDKAQLVLLKEIAQHLCKDMSPDGRVIVKKQSGFSFMSVFKWVKSFVFWRRRARRSKYMCGLSANVGLLMLLENSPRARQWRCLTSTQV is encoded by the exons ATGGAGTCGGAGGCACTTCCGTCCCCGTCGAGGAATGTGGCGAAATGTTGCAATTGCGAATGTAGTTGCACGTTGACGACTGGTTCCTCGGGGACATGGATTCGGTCGGTCAAGAGGAAATATGCCGAGTTGGAGGAGGAGGGTAACCGATTCTTTATACCCGGGTTGGAAGTCTATTACAATGCAAAAGTCCAAATGGATCACGAATGTAATGCACTGCGTGAGACTCTTAGTAGCCAGCAGAAAACAATACAAGATTTGTACACCGAACTGGATGAGGAGAGGAATGCTGCTTCATCGGCTGCAAATGAGGCTATGTCCATGATACTGAGGTTGCAGAGCGAGAAGGCTGAAATACAGATGGAGGCCAGGCAGTTCAAGCTCTTTGTCGAGGAAAAGATGGCACATGACCAGCAGGAGCTTCTGGCATTGGAAGATCTATTGTATAAGAGAGAGCAGACAATTCAGGCACTCACCTGTGAAGTGCAGGCCTATAAACATCGGATGATGAGTTATGGGCTATCTGAGGCCGAGGCTGATGGTGCAGGGAGTGTGCTCAGCCGTAACCAGAGCATGGGGGATGTTGAATCCCAGTATGATCTCCCCACAACTCCCGTTTATGAATACCCACCTTTGAAATGCAAGATAAATGAGACCCAAGGTCCTTTGGAGGATGATGATGTAGCAGATATTGAGAAATATGCATTTGGTGAGACTCCTCGAGATCATTTGAAGAATTTAGAAAATAGGCTCTACCAGATGGAGAGGTGTCCGAGCAGCACTCAGTTGGAAGGGGATTTTTCGGGTTCCAAGCACATATATGAAAAGGGGGTGATTGGCCATTCTCCTAGGCGGTCAAGACATTCCAGGATGGTTTCAAATGATTCGACTCCATATTCAGCGATTGTAAGAGAAGCCGGTGCAGATTTCTTTGCTGAATCTCCTAGGTATAGCAGCAGCTTCAAGAGGGCAGAGAATGTCTCCCACCCTGAGGACTACTCATATACGAGAAAGTTGGACAATGCATCAGAAATTGGAGACGACATGTGTGACAGAGTTTATACCATTGACTCTGTTCATAATGGAGCACCATACAGTGGTTTTACTGAGGCCAAAGCTGGAGCTGGGATCTATGGGGATTACGTAACTACACCAAGAGGGTCACTTCACCATGCCGAGGATCCTGATATCATGAAGCTCTATATGAGGCTTCAGGCACTTGAGGCTGACAGGGAGTCAATGAGGCAAACAATGCTTTCGATGCGAACTGATAAAGCTCAACTGGTGTTACTCAAAGAAATAGCTCAACACTTGTGTAAAGACATGTCACCAGATGGACGAGTGATTGTGAAGAAGCAATCTGGCTTTTCATTCATGTCagtttttaag TGGGTCAAGTCCTTTGTTTTCTGGAGAAGGAGAGCCCGTCGAAGCAA GTACATGTGTGGACTATCGGCCAATGTGGGTTTGCTGATGCTTTTAGAGAACAGCCCCCGTGCAAGGCAGTGGAGATGTCTTACTAGTACACAAGTCTGA